The segment TGACGACGACGCTAGCCAGCGACGACCCCCTCCCGCTTCTCCGAAACCACTGTCCTCGGGCCGGCCCTCGCCACGGCCCGGTCGGGCCCGGCCGGCGCCTCCCGCTCGCGGGGCCGCGTCCACGCGGCGATGAAGCACGACGGCACCGCGACCGGGGTGTGGCCCGCGCGGAACTCCGTGGGTGAGCACCCGACGACGTTGCTGAAGGTGCGGCTGAAGGTGCCGAGACTGGCGAACCCGACGTCCCATGCCACGTCCGTCACCGGTCGGTCGGTCTGGCGCAGCAGCGTCATCGCCCGCTCCACCCGGCGCCGCTGGAGGTAGCGGTGCGGGGTCTCGCCGTAGACCTCCTTGAACACCCGCCCGAACTGCGACACCGACAGGTGCGCGATGGCGGCGAGGGTGGGTACGTCGAGGGGCTCGGCGTAGCGGCGGTCCATCTCGTCGCGGGCGCGCAGCATCCGTCGGTTGGTGTCCTCCTGCGCGGAGACCGGCCGGCCCATGCCGACGAACCTAACGCGTGCCGCGGACAGGGCGGGGCCGGCGGGGACGCGACAACGGCATGACCCCGGGGGAGGGCCATGCCGTTGTCTGTGCGTTGGTAGGACGTGGATCTCGCGGTTCTGGGGGGATCCCGTACGTCGGCGGGAGGTCGACGTGCGGGGTGCGAGAGCCGGTCCTGCGGAACGCGGCCGCCGCCGGGGGTCACCCGGACGTGTGTGCGCCGCCCCCCTTGTCCGGGTTCCCCGGCTTGCCGGGGTCGGTCGGACTGGTGGTGGGGCTGGCTGGACTGGTGGGGGTGGCCGGCGTGGTCGCCGGGCTCGGGTTCGACGAGCTGCCGGACTTCCCCGGCCCGTTCCCGTTCCCGTTGCCGTTGTTGCTCTGGCTGTTCGGGTTCGGCTGGTTCGTGGAGCTGTTGTTCTGGCTGCCGGCGTTGTTGTTGCCGGAGTTCTGGTTGCCCTGGTTGCCCTGGTTCCCCGAGTTGTTCTGGTTCCCCTGGTTGCCGTTCGTCGGCTGGTCGGTGGGCTTGCCGGGAGAGGGAGACGGGGTCGGCTTGCCGGTCTGCTTCGGCGGGCCGATGAGGTCGACGCAGTAGGTGGCGATCCGGTCGGCGCCGCCGGCCTGGGTCGCGAGCGCGAGGAAGGCGGCGCTGTCGAGCGACGAGCCGGCGTCGGAGCGGTCGGTGGCCTGGAAGGCCCGGCACAGTCCCTCGAAGCTGGGCGACGGGGTGGCCGGACCGTCGGTGGTCCCTGACGGGGACTCGGACGGAGTGGCGGACGGGGACCCGGGCGACGTCGTCGAGGTGGAGGAGCCGCTCGAACCGGAGGCTCCGGGTGAGCCGCTGGCGGACCCGGAAGGACTTCCGTCCGCGCTGCCGCTGTCACCCGGGGTGACGGAGCCGGCCGCGCCGCGTGGTGCATCGGCCGTGGAGTCGCTGGCCCGGTCGGACGCCTGGCCGGGGAGGCCGGGCAGGCCCGGGAACCCGGGCAGGCCCGGTAGGTCGGTGGAGCTGGCGAGGGCGAAGCCACCGGAGGTCAGGGCGACGACGGCGCCGGTCGCGATGACGGCCCGGGTGGCGGCGCGGCCCCCGAGTCGCGAGGGCGAGACGTACCCGCTCCTCGTCGACGGTGCGGGCGAGAGTCGGGCGGACTGGAAGGCCGCTGCCGCTGCGTCCTCGCCGTGGAGCTCGCTCGGGTGCGCCGGAGCACTGGCGGCGGTGAGGGCCCACCCGAGGACGTTGTCGTGCTCCGCGGGGGCGTCGAGCAGGCGCTCGGCATCACGGCGGGACAGGCGGGGGTCCGGGGTGCTCATCTCACTCCCTTCAGCGTCACGGCAGTCACAGGTGTTACGGCTCCTCGGAGATTCGCTTGGCCAGCTGCTTGAGGCCGCGGTGGGCCGCCGCGCGCACGGCGCCGGGGCGCTTGCCGAGGATGCGGGCCGCGGTGGGTGCGTCGAAGCCGAGAACCGTGCGCAGCATGATGGCCTCGGCCTGGTCGCGGGGCAGGGTGCCGATCAGCCGGATCACGGCATCGGAGTTGACCTTGCCGATGATGTCGGCCTCGAGGTCGATGTCGTCCGGCAGGTCCACGAGGTCCTCGACCGACTCGTCGGCGACCGGCCGGCGCCGGGCGTGGCGCAGGTGGTCGAGGGCACGGTTGCGGCCGATGGTGGTGATCCACCCGCGGAAGCCGTCGGCGTCGCCGCTGAACCGGTCGAGGTCGCGGAAGGCCTGCGCCCAGGCCTCGCTGGCGACGTCCTCGGCCTCGGAGGGGCCGACCAGGACGGTGAGGTAGCGCAGGAGCGGTGGCTGGACATGACGGTAGACGACGCGGAACGCCGCCTCGTCCCCCGCCTGCATCGCCTCGATGGCGCAGTCGAGCCCCTCCTGCTCACCCACGGGCGCATTGTCACCCGAAGACGGTCGTCAGGCCCACAGAACCCCCGGCCGGTGCCCCGGAGATCCCGGTTCGACCTCAGCCTCGCGGGGGACGCGGGACGAAGAGCGGCACTCGGGCGGCGTACTCGTCCCACCCCTCGCGCTGCGACATCGTCCGCTCGAGCAGCTTGGCGCCGGTCACGTTGCGCACGAAGTACGTCATCGCGGCGGGCGCCCACACGGTGAGCAGGCCCGGAAGCCAGCCCAGCGCCAGTGCGCCGGCGATCCAGAGTCCCCACCACACGCAGGCGTCGCCGAAGTAGTTGGGGTGCCGGCTCCAGCCCCACAGGCCGGTGTCGAGGATCATCGGTCGCGACTCGCGCGGCTGGGCCTTGTAGGCCTCGAGCTGCGCGTCGCCGACGACCTCGAAGAACACCCCCACCGCCCAGACCACGACACCCGCCCACACCACGGTCCACCAGCGGACGTCGTACGCCGCCGCGACCTGGACCGGCGCGGAGATGAGGAACGCGACGACGGCCTGCGTCAGGAAGACCTTGGTGACGACGCGGCCCGCGCCGGAGGACCAGCCCGGCCCGCCGAGCATCTTCTCGTAGCGCGGGTCCTCGCCGTGCCCGCGCGAGCGGCGCCCGATGTGCCACGCGAGTCGGCCGCCCCACGCGGTGACGAGGGCGGCGAGGAGCCAGGAGTGGGCATCGGGCCACACGAGCGCCAGGGCGAGGGCGATCGCGACGAACGCCAGCCCCCAGGCCACGTCGACCACGGCGACCCTGTCCAGGCGACGGCTCACCGCCGCCGTCGACCCCATGACGACGGCTGCCGCGAGGAGCGCGACCAGCGCGGCACTCACCACGCGCGGACCGCCGGCAGGGTGTGGGGACCGCCGGGGCGGACGGCCAGGACCTGGTCGACGCCCATCCGACCGTCGCGGAACGCGAGCGCGCCGCCGACGAGGTAGAGCCGCCACACGCGGACGACCTCCTCGCCGACGAGCTCGCGCAGGCGCGGCAGGTTGGCCTCGAAGTTGGCCGTCCAGCCCGCGACGGTGTGCACGTAGTGCTCGCGCATCGCGTGCACGTCACGCACCTCGAGCCCGCCCGCCTCGATCAGGCCGACGGTCTCGCCGACCGGCCGCATCGTCATGTCGGGGGCGATGAACGACTCGATGAACGGGCCGCCGCCCGGGTGCTTGCCGCCACCGGCGCCCTGGCGCGACATCTGCTGGACCAGCACCCGCCCACCCGGCCGGACCGCGCGGCGCAGCACCTCGACGTACGTCGCGTAGTTGCGCGCACCGACGTGCTCGCCCATCTCCAGCGAGCCGACCGCGTCGAAGTGGTCGCGCTCGGGGACCTCGCGGTAGTCCTGCAGCCGGATCTCGACCCGGTCCTGCAGCCCGCGCTCAGCGATCCGGGCGTCGATGAACGCCTTCTGCTCCGCCGAGATCGTCACCCCGGTGACCTGTGCCCCGAAGTGCTCGGCCGCGTGCAGCGAGAGCGAGCCCCAGCCGCAGCCGACGTCCAGCATCCTCGTCCCCGGCTCGAGCCCGAGCTTGGTGCAGACGAGGTCGAGCTTGGCGCGCTGCGCCTCCTCGAGCGGGGTGTCCGGCGTCGCGTGGTAGCCGCAGCTGTAGGCCATCTGCGGCTCGAGGACGAGGGAGTAGAACTCGTTGGAGAGGTCGTAGTGGTGGCTGATCGACGACCGGTCGCGGGCGAGGCTGTGCAGCCGGCCCTTGATCTGCGCCTGCGACGCCGGCGGTGCCGGCGGCCGGCCGAGCGCGCCGAGGTCGGCGGCGGTGCGGACCGCGTCGACCAGGGCGCGCGGCGAGAGGCGTACGCCGGACAGGCCGCGTTCGGCGCCGACCGCGAAGGCGTGGGTGAGGGCGGAGCCGAGGTCCCAGCCGTCCTGCTCGGGCACGTCGAGCTCGCCGGTCACGTAGGCCTGCGCGGCGCCGAGCTCGCCCGGGTGCCACAGCAGCCGGCGCAGCGCGTCGGGGGACCGCAGCACCACCAGCGGGGCGCCGGCGGGTCCGGCGACCGAGCCGTCCCACGCCTGCAGGCGCACCGGCAGGTCGCCCCCGATGAACGGCCGGACCGCTGCGGCGAGGCGGTCCGCGACGCCCGCGGACGTGAGCGTGGTGTCGGACGGTGCGGTCCGGGTCACGGGTGTCACCGGTCCTCCCGGGTGAAGGTGAGCTGCGAGACGTCGAGGTAGCCGCTCGCGAAACCGGCTTGCGAGTAGGCGAGGTAGAAGTGCCAGACCCGCATGAAGAGGTCGTCGAAGCCGAGGGCGAGGACGGCGTCCCGCTGGGCGAGGAACCGGCGGTCCCAGCGGCGCAGCGTCTCGGCGTAGTGGTCGCCCATCGCGAGCTGCCCTGTCAGCCGGAGGGTTGTCTCGCCGCGGGTGACCTGGTCGATGACCTCGACGCTGGGGAGGAAGCCGCCGGGGAAGATGTACTTGTTGATCCAGGTGTGGCCGTCGCGGGTGGCGAGCATCCGGTCGTGCGGCATCGTGATCGCCTGGATCGCGACTCGGCCGCCGGGCGCCAGCACGCGGTCGATGGTGCTGAAGTAGGTGCCCCAGAACTCGTGGCCGACGGCCTCGACCATCTCCACGGACAGCACAGCGTCGTACGTCGCCCCGGTGGCGGCGAGCGCGCGGTAGTCCATCAGCTCGACGTGGACGCGGTCGGCGAACCCGGCCGCGGCGATCCGCTCCTCGGCGAGCTCGAGCTGCTCGACCGACAGCGTGATCGTGTGGACGCGCGCGCCCCGCCGGGCGGCACGGATGGCGAGCTCGCCCCACCCGGTCCCGATCTCGAGGACCCGGGTGCCCGCGGTGACGCCGGCCTCGTCGAGGAGGCGCTCGACCTTGCGGCCCTGCGCGTCCGCGAGGTCGGGTTTGTGGACGGTCGGGTCCCGGTCGTCGGTGGGCTCTGGTGGCGTGGCGACCAGGTGGTCACCGACGGAGCCGGGGCCCTTGCCGGCCGGGAGGACGGAGGTGTCGAAGAGCGCGGACGAATAGCTCAGCGTCTCATCGAGGAAGAGCGCGAAGAGCTCGTTGGACAGGTCGTAGTGGTGCGAGACGTTGGCCTGGCTGTTGGCCTCGGTGCTGCGCTGGTGGCTGGGCAGCCGGGGCGTGACGAGGGCACGGAGCCGTTGCAGCGGCTCCGGGACCAACGTCGCCATCCGGGCCGCCGGCACGGTGAGGAAGCCGGCCAGGTCGTCGGCGTCCCAGGCGCCGGTCAGGTAGGCCTCGCCGAAGCCGATCAGGCCGTCGCGACCCACCCGGGCGTAGAACTCCTCGGGCCGGTGCAGGCGCATCCGCGGTCCACCGCGCCCGTAGGTGCGGCCGGACGGCGCCTCCACGACCGTGACGTCCAGGCGGGCGACGGCGGCGCGGAAGAGGCGCCGCGCGACGGCGGCCGAGACGGCGGTGCGGGGCCCGGAAGGCAGCTGCTCGAGGGCGGGCATGCCCTGCGTGCCCTCGCGGTGGTCGAGGAAGGCACCCTGGTGCCCGTCACGAGACTGGTCTTCGTGGTTCTTCTCGAGGGTCATCGGACTCCCTCCTGTCGATGGGTCGGTCGGGGACGGACCGGCAGCCGGCGGGTCCACAGCCAGATGCCGTGCGCGCGGATGAGCGCGCTGCCGCGCAGCGCCGCGCCGAGGGTCCGGCGGACGGGTACGTCGCTGCGGGTGCCGGTGAGGCTCGCGCTGAAGGGCGCGGACCCGTCGTCGTGACCACGCAGCGTGATCGCGATGTCGAGGCGGTCGGTCGGGACGGGCACGGCGACGTCGTACGTGCCGTCGACGCCGTGGAAGGGCGAGACGTAGAGCGCCTTGTCGGTGCGGGCGCGGCCCTGCTCGTCGGGGTGGACGAGGTAGGCGTGCCGGTCGCCGTAGGTGTTGTGCACCTCGACGACCACGCCCGCCTGGCGCGCCCGGTCGTCGAAGCACCAGAACACGCTGATCGGGTTGAAGCAGTGGCCGAGCGAGCGCGGGTGCGCCGCCATCAGGATCGTGCCGGGACGGTCGCCGTCGCCGAGCGAGACGCCGTTGTCGGCGAGGAACGACTCGACGTTGTCGCGCAGCGTGGCGTCGGGCGCACCGAGGTGGTCGCGTGCCTCGAACCGCGCCAGCACGCCGTGGTCGGGCAGGTCGTCGAGGTCGACGAGCCAGAAGGTCGAGCGGTGCTCGAAGGTGCGCCGGAACGGGGTGCGCCGGGTGTGGCGGATGGTGGTCTCGAAGCGGCCCGGCCGCGGCAGCGTCGGGGTGGTGCGGACCCAGGGCAGGCCGAGGTGGGTGGCGGCCGCGAGACCCGAGCGTGCGCCGTCCTCGTGGAAGCCCCAGCCGTGGTAGGCCCCGGCGAAGACGATCCGCGTCGTGTTGATCGCGGGGAGCCGGCGCGATGCGGCCACCGACGCGGGCGTGTAGAGCGGGTGCTCGTACTCCATCCGGTCGATGACGCTCGCCGGGTCGACGAGGCCCTCGCCGCCCAGGGTGACGAGGTAGTGGGTGTCGGTGGGCAGCCGCTGGAGGCGGGTGAGGTCGTAGGTGACGGTGACTCCCCGGCCCTCGTCCTCCGGCCTCCGGTAGTTCCACGATGCCCGGGCGCCGGGCGCGGTCGGCAGCAGCGAGGCGTCGGTGTGGAGGAGCGCGGGGTTGCTGCTGTAGGGCAGCGCGGCGAGGACCTCGCGCTGGAGGTCGGTCGGCGACTCGAGCATCGCGAGCGCGTGGGAGGGGTGCGTGGCGACCACGACCGCGTCGAAGCGGGTGGTCGCGCCGCTGCCGTCGGTGACCTCGACGCCGTCGGCGAGCTCGTGCACCGACGTCACCTTGGTCTCCAGCCGGACCTCCTGCAGGCCGGCGGCCACCGCGGCGACGTACGTCGCTGAGCCGCCGGTGACCGTGCGCCACTCCGGCGAGCCGAAGACGCCGAGCATCCCGTGGTGCTCGAGGAAGGTGAAGAGGTAGCGGGCGGGGTAGTCCAGGGACGTCGCCGGGTCGCACGACCAGACGGCCGCCACCAGCGGCTCCATGAAGTGTCGGACGAACCCGGGGGAGAAGCCGCCGTCGCGCAGGAAGTCGCGCAGCGTCTGGTCGGCCCCGGCGTCATACGAACCCGCACCGGTGGGTGACGATCCGGATGACGCAGCGCCCTCGGCGAGCAGGGCCTTCGCCCGGCGGTGGAAGCGGGGGATCTCCAGCAGCATCCGCCAGTGCTCGCGCGATCGGAGCGAGGACCGCTGGGCGAACAGGCCGCGAACGCCGAGCGCACCGGCGTACTCGACGCCCGTGCCGGCGTCGCTGACCGACAGGGACATCTCCGAGGGCTGGGTCGCCACACCCAGCTCGGCGAAGAGCCGCAGCAGGGTGGGGTAGGTCCGGCGGTTGTGGACGATGAATCCGGTGTCGATGGCCAGCGCGCCGTCGGGGGTCGCGACGCGGTGGGTGTCGGCGTGGCCGCCGAGGCGGTCGTCGGCCTCGTAGAGGGTCACGTGGGCGGTGCGCGAGGCGATCCAGGCCGCGGTGAGACCCGCCACGCCGGAGCCGACGACGGCGATCCGGCGTGGTGCGTGGGCGGTCATGCCGCCTGGGTCAGGTCGAAGACGGCGATCGGGTCGCTGGTGGGCTGCGTGGAGCCTCCGTCCGGCTCGACCGTGATGCCGACGGCGGCGGCCGCCCCAGCGGACCCGTCGAGGACGACGGTCTGGTCCGGCTCGTCGGGCATCAACCCGGCCGAGACGAACTGGTCACCATCGATGAACCACAGCTCGTAGTCCTTGCCCGAAGGGGCGGAGACCATGTCCTCGGTGGTGATCACCGCACGGTCCTGGGACTTCGACCGGGTGACGGTCGCGTTGCCTGCTTCGCCGAGGTCGACGGAGACCGCCTGCGCGTCGGGGGCCTGGAGGACCTGCTCGGCCGCGGTCAGCCGCTCGACCTCGTCGGACGGGGCCCAGGGCTGCGTCACCAGGGCGCCGACCCCGACGATGAGCGCGAGTGCCGCCGCGACCAGAAAGGGCACCCAGCCCCGCCCCCGTGCTGCCGGTCGGTCGGCGTGGCGCGACGGGGACGCGGTCACCTCAGGGGCGAGCGGGCGGATCTGGGAGATGCCGGCGAGGACCGAGTCGCGCAGCGCCGCCGGCGGCGTGACCGCGACGGTCTCGGACAGCAGGGCAGCCGTCTCGCGGAGCTCGGCGACCTCGGCGCGGCAGTCCTCGCACGTGGCGAGGTGCTGCTCGAACCGCGCACGCTCGAGCTCGTCGAGAGCGTCCATGGCGTAGGCGCCCGTGAGCTTGTGGATGTCCATCTCACTCATGACGCCACTCCCATCAGGTCCCGCAGGCGGATCAGTCCGTCGCGTATTCGTGTCTTGGCCGTCCCGAGCGGGACGTCCAGCAAGGTAGCCACTTCGGTGTGCGTGTAGCCGCCGAAGTAGGTGAGCTCGACGGCCTGGCGCTGCACGTCGGTCAGGGTGGCGACCGCGCCGCGCACGCGGGCTGCGTCGAGCGAGGCGTGTGCGGCCTCGGAGGTCTGGTCGTGGTCGGTCGGCGCGGCCTCGCGGTTCCACGTCTCGTCGCGGGACGTGGCGGCCTCGACCGAGCGGACCCGGTCGACGGCCTTGCGGTGGACGATGGTCAGCAACCAGCCGACCGCGCTGCCGCGCTCGGCGTCGTACCTCGTGCTGGACCGCCAGGCGTCGAGGTAGGCCTCCTGGGCGACCTCCTCGGCGTGCGCCGGGTTGCGGACCACGCGCAGCGCCAGGCCGTAGGCCCGCGCCGACGTCGCGTCGTAGAACGCGGCGAAGGCCGCTTCGTCGCCCCGCGCTGCCTGCCGGAGCAGGTCGGACAGCCGAGCCGGGTCGCCCCCGGACGGGGCGCCCTCGGGCACCCCGTCCGGTACGGGCCTCACGTGGTCCACGTCAGTCATCCTTACGTAGTGATCGTCAGCCGACGATCACATCTGCGGCATCAGGACCTGGTCGACCACGTAGACGGTCGCGTTGGCGGTCTGCACGTTGCCGCACACGACGCTGGCCTCACCGATGGTGAAGTCCTCGCCCTCGCCCTCGACGGTGAGCATGTCGCCGGCCAGGGTCTCGTGCTCGCCCGCGAGGTTCTCGGGGGTGAGGCTCTCGCCGACCACGTGGTGGGTCAGGACGGTGGTCAGCATCTCCTTGTCCTTCAGGAGGGCGTTGAGGTCCTTCTTCGGGATCGCGGCGAACGCGTCGTCGGTGGGCGCGAAGACCGTGAGGTTCTCGGCGGAGTTGAGCGTGTCGACGAGGTCTGCCTCGGTGACGGCGGCGACCAGCGTCTTGAGGAGCGGGTTGTTCGACGCGGCGGTCGCGACCGGGTCGTCGGCCATGCCCTCGACGGATCCCTCACCGGACGTCGGGACGCCGGCGCAGCCGGGACCGAACGGTGCGTCGGCGGCCATCGGCTCCTCGGACTCCATCGGCGACTCGGACTCCTCCATGGGGGTCTCGGAGCTCGACTCGGACGTGGTGGGCTCGGAAGCGCTGTCGGTGTCGCTCTCGCTGCCACAGGCAGCCAGGCCCATGGACGCGGTCAGCGCGAGGGCGGCGAGGCCCATGGAGCGGGTGCGGAGCTTGGTGTTCATGACACTGCCTTTCGGTTGGAAGCCTTTGATCGGTGGGCCGTGGGGGGCCCGCTGTCGAGAGGTGTTCGGGGCCGCGTCGTGGGTGGATGGGTGATTCCTCGAAAAACTTTGGACAATCCTTGGACACGCCGACGTGGGCGGCGCCGGGCGGTGAGTGAGACAGGTTCCGGAGGCGCGGAACCTGTCTCACTCACCGCCAGACGACGCCCCGGAGGGGATCAGGCGGATCAGGCGATGAGGACCGAGATCTCCTGCAGGCCGCTCGATCCCTCGGGGAAGGGCCGCATCCGGACGTCGGTCTGCACGTCGCCGTCCTTGTTGGTGGCGCGAGAGGCGATGAGGTGCCGGCCAGGCTCGGCGTCCCACTCGAGGTACCACTGGCGCCAGTAGTCGTCGTTGACCTGGGGCCCGAGCTTCGCGGGCTGCCAGGGGCCACCGTCGACGCGCACCTCGACCTTGTCGATGCCGACGCCCTGGGCCCAGGCGATGCCGCCGACGACCACGGTGCCGGCATCGGTCTCCGACAGCGGCTTGGGCGTGTCGATGCGGCTCGAGATCTTGATCGGCGCGTCGACGACCCAGTCACGCTCGGTCCAGTACGCCTGCTCGGCGTCGTACGTCGTCAGCGTCATGCGGGTGATCCACTTGCACGCGCTGACGAAGCCGTAGAGCCCGGGGACGACCATCCGCGCGGGGAAGCCGTGGGTGCGCGGCAGGGGGCCGCCGTTCATGCCGATCGCGATGATCGCGTCGCGCCCGTCCAGCGCCACGTCGAGCGGCGTGGAGATCGTCATCCCGTCGACGTCGGTGGACAGGATCTGGTCGGCCTTCGTCGCGTCGATGCCGGCCCGGGCGAGCACGGCGGCGAGCGGTACGCCGAGCCAGCGGGCGCCGCCGACGTAGGGTCCGCCGACCTCGTTGGAGACGCAGGTGAGGGTGATGTCGCGCTCGACGGTGTCCATCGCGGCGAGGTCGTCGAAGGTCAGCGTGACCTCCTGGTCGACGTCGCCGTCGATGGTGAGCGTCCACGACTCGACGTCCACAGCGGGGAGCGTGAGCCGGGTGTCGACCCGGTAGAAGTCCCCGGTCGGGGTGCGCAGCGGGGTGATGCCGTCGTACCTCTCCTCGAGACCGGTGGGGAAGGACGACGCGGGGTCGGTGGCCACCGGCAGGGCGACGTCCGTCCCGCCGAGGCGGTACGACGTCACCCAGCGACCGAGGCCCCCCATGGCCACTGCAGCCGCAGCGAGTGCGCCGGAGGCCAGCACGACCCCGCGTCGAGTGGGACCGTCGCCCCCCGGCGACGGTTCCGGGTGACCCCGGTCGTCGACACGGTGCAGCCACCACAACGAGGTGGCTCCGACCGCGGCGGCGACCAGGGCAGGTACGAGGTCCAGCGGCCCGGAACCCGGGCGCAGGACGGCCAGCACTCCCGCGACGCCGGCGAGGCCCACCAGGACGAGCAGTCCGGGCGTCTCCCAGCGGGCGGTGACGATGCCGGCGACCGCGGCCAGCAGCAGCACGACCAGCGTCACCGAGCCGACCAGGACCAGCTTGTCGGCGCTGCCGAACTGGCGGATGGCCCACTCCTTGAGCGGCGTGGGCGTGAGGTCGATGACGGTCGAGCCGACCGCAAGCACCGGAGACGCCGCGGGGACGGTCAGCGCCGCGACCAGGTGGGCGGCGGCGAGACCGACGACGGTGGCGAGCACGCCGTACGCCGCGTGGCGCAGGGTGCGCGGCCGGGAGCGCTGGTCGGGGGAGTGCATGGGCGGTGTTCGGTGCGCAACGGCGAACGGATTGGCTGGCGTTTGGCTGTGCGGGGCCGGGGCCACCTAGCCTGTGCGGGTGCCTGGACCGGACGAAGGCGCTCGACGCGCCGCTGCTCTCCCCGCCCGTGCTGGTGTCCGGACCGACATCCAGTTCCTGCGAGCCCTCGCCGTCATGGCTGTCGTGCTCAACCATCTCTTCCCGAACAGGCTCACCGGCGGCTACCTGGGCGTCGACATCTTCTTCGTCATCTCGGGCTTCCTGATCACGGCCCACCTCCTTGGCGAGCTCGAGCGTGAGGGCCGCATCTCGCTCGCCCGCTTCTGGGCCCGGCGGGCCCGCAGGCTTCTGCCCGCCTCTCTGACCGTGCTCGCTGTGTGCGCGGCGGCCACGGTCGCATGGCTGCCGCAGACTCGCTGGCCCCAGGTAATGTCGGAGGTACTCGCGAGCGCGCTCTACTTCGAGAACTGGCAGCTTGCCCGCTCCGCGCAGGACTACTTCACCTCGGCGCAGACCGCCTCACCGGTCACGCACTTCTGGTCCCT is part of the Nocardioides cavernae genome and harbors:
- a CDS encoding molybdopterin-dependent oxidoreductase, producing MHSPDQRSRPRTLRHAAYGVLATVVGLAAAHLVAALTVPAASPVLAVGSTVIDLTPTPLKEWAIRQFGSADKLVLVGSVTLVVLLLAAVAGIVTARWETPGLLVLVGLAGVAGVLAVLRPGSGPLDLVPALVAAAVGATSLWWLHRVDDRGHPEPSPGGDGPTRRGVVLASGALAAAAVAMGGLGRWVTSYRLGGTDVALPVATDPASSFPTGLEERYDGITPLRTPTGDFYRVDTRLTLPAVDVESWTLTIDGDVDQEVTLTFDDLAAMDTVERDITLTCVSNEVGGPYVGGARWLGVPLAAVLARAGIDATKADQILSTDVDGMTISTPLDVALDGRDAIIAIGMNGGPLPRTHGFPARMVVPGLYGFVSACKWITRMTLTTYDAEQAYWTERDWVVDAPIKISSRIDTPKPLSETDAGTVVVGGIAWAQGVGIDKVEVRVDGGPWQPAKLGPQVNDDYWRQWYLEWDAEPGRHLIASRATNKDGDVQTDVRMRPFPEGSSGLQEISVLIA